Proteins from a single region of Mumia flava:
- a CDS encoding antibiotic biosynthesis monooxygenase family protein: MSIIKINAITVPADSGDELAHRFAARAGAVDGVDGFEGFELLKPTDERTTWLVVTRWRDEEAFEAWRTSPEFGHGHRQAGGGTSGGEAHGGAHGSEQRPVSTHAELWSYEVAGGTGA, translated from the coding sequence ATGAGCATCATCAAGATCAACGCCATCACGGTGCCGGCCGACTCCGGCGACGAGCTGGCCCACCGGTTCGCGGCCCGCGCAGGTGCGGTCGACGGGGTCGACGGCTTCGAGGGCTTCGAGCTGCTGAAGCCGACCGACGAGCGGACCACCTGGCTCGTCGTCACCCGGTGGCGCGACGAGGAGGCGTTCGAGGCCTGGCGCACGTCGCCGGAGTTCGGTCACGGCCACCGTCAGGCCGGGGGCGGCACGTCGGGCGGTGAGGCCCACGGCGGCGCACACGGCTCGGAGCAGCGCCCGGTCTCCACGCACGCGGAGCTGTGGTCGTACGAGGTGGCGGGCGGCACCGGCGCCTGA
- a CDS encoding ABC transporter ATP-binding protein yields the protein MPARDVVTEPDDHAAVPDPSAALSLRGLTRSFGSTLAVAQVSLDVPAGSFYGVVGPNGAGKTTMLSMATGLLRPDRGTVTVHGVDVWSDPRRAKPQIGVLPDGMRLFDRLTGAQLIAYAGELRGLDRATARSRTDDLLGALGLAEAADQLVVDYSAGMTKKVALASALVHAPRVLVLDEPFESVDPVSAAGIRGLLTRFVETGGTVVVSSHVMDLVERMCDHVAVVARGVVVAAGTIDAVRGEGSLEERFVDLVGGATTTEDLAWLQSS from the coding sequence ACGCAGCCGTCCCCGACCCCTCCGCAGCCCTGTCGTTGCGCGGCCTGACCAGGTCGTTCGGCAGCACCCTCGCCGTGGCCCAGGTGAGCCTCGACGTCCCCGCCGGGTCGTTCTACGGCGTGGTCGGGCCGAACGGCGCCGGCAAGACGACGATGCTGTCGATGGCGACCGGTCTGCTCCGCCCCGACCGCGGGACCGTCACCGTGCACGGCGTCGACGTGTGGTCCGACCCGCGACGGGCCAAGCCGCAGATCGGCGTCCTCCCGGACGGGATGCGCCTGTTCGACCGGCTCACCGGCGCGCAGCTGATCGCCTACGCCGGTGAGCTCCGCGGTCTCGACCGCGCGACGGCGCGCAGCCGCACCGACGACCTGCTCGGCGCACTCGGACTCGCCGAGGCGGCCGACCAGCTCGTGGTCGACTACTCCGCCGGCATGACCAAGAAGGTCGCGCTGGCCTCCGCCCTCGTGCACGCGCCACGGGTCCTGGTCCTCGACGAGCCGTTCGAGTCCGTCGACCCGGTCAGCGCCGCGGGCATCCGGGGCCTCCTCACCCGATTCGTCGAGACCGGCGGCACGGTCGTCGTGTCGTCGCACGTGATGGACCTCGTCGAGCGGATGTGCGACCACGTCGCCGTGGTTGCCCGGGGTGTCGTCGTCGCCGCTGGCACGATCGACGCGGTGCGCGGCGAGGGCAGCCTGGAGGAGCGGTTCGTCGACCTCGTCGGCGGCGCCACCACGACCGAGGACCTGGCGTGGCTGCAGTCCTCGTGA
- a CDS encoding N-acetylglucosamine-6-phosphate deacetylase: MGVLSVGQRRDGRRSGRVAARRAVVDGQVVEDVAVTYADGVVSSVEQGDRDPSAPAWLLPGFVDLHCHGGGGASFDGGRAAAERAAATHGRSGTTAMLASLVSAPVDVIVEQVRDLAAAIASGLGPVVGIHLEGPFLSPQHRGAHDPEALVAPTRESVERLVEAGDGHLRMVTLAPELDGATEAIGLLTEAGVRVAVGHTDTDYAGARAAFDAGATILTHASNAMRPVHHRAPGPVVAALDSAAFLEVILDGVHLHDAWARRLLVDAGRSAALVTDAMAAAGASDGQYDLGGLDVEVRDGVARLTGSGAIAGSTLTMDRAVRRAVLDLGLDPAAASAAASLAPASALGLPGGVLEVGAAASFVALGDDLRPVGVVREGDAVV; the protein is encoded by the coding sequence GTGGGAGTGCTCAGCGTGGGTCAGCGCCGTGACGGTCGTCGGAGCGGACGGGTCGCCGCCCGGCGTGCCGTGGTCGACGGGCAGGTGGTCGAGGACGTCGCGGTCACCTACGCCGACGGCGTCGTCTCCAGCGTGGAGCAGGGAGACCGCGATCCGAGCGCGCCGGCGTGGCTGCTCCCCGGGTTCGTCGACCTGCACTGCCACGGCGGAGGCGGTGCGTCGTTCGACGGCGGCCGTGCTGCCGCGGAGCGGGCGGCGGCCACCCACGGACGGTCCGGCACCACCGCGATGCTCGCGAGCCTGGTCTCCGCGCCGGTCGACGTGATCGTCGAGCAGGTCCGGGACCTCGCCGCGGCGATCGCCTCCGGGCTCGGCCCTGTGGTCGGGATCCATCTCGAGGGTCCGTTCCTGTCGCCGCAGCACCGCGGCGCTCACGACCCCGAAGCGCTCGTCGCACCGACCCGCGAGAGCGTCGAGCGGCTCGTGGAGGCAGGCGACGGGCACCTGCGGATGGTGACCCTGGCGCCCGAGCTCGACGGGGCGACCGAGGCGATCGGGCTGCTGACCGAGGCCGGTGTCCGGGTCGCGGTCGGTCACACCGACACCGACTACGCGGGGGCCCGTGCAGCGTTCGACGCGGGCGCGACGATCCTGACCCACGCCTCCAACGCGATGCGGCCCGTGCACCACCGCGCCCCCGGGCCGGTCGTCGCGGCGCTCGACTCCGCCGCGTTCCTCGAGGTGATCCTCGACGGCGTCCACCTGCACGACGCGTGGGCCCGGAGGCTGCTCGTCGACGCCGGCCGGTCCGCCGCGCTGGTGACCGACGCGATGGCCGCTGCGGGCGCCTCCGACGGGCAGTACGACCTGGGCGGCCTCGACGTCGAGGTCCGCGACGGGGTCGCGCGCCTGACCGGCTCCGGTGCGATCGCGGGGTCCACTCTCACGATGGACCGGGCGGTACGGCGTGCCGTGCTCGACCTGGGTCTGGATCCGGCCGCTGCGAGCGCGGCGGCGTCCCTCGCGCCGGCGTCGGCGCTCGGCCTGCCCGGGGGCGTGCTCGAGGTCGGGGCGGCGGCGTCCTTCGTCGCGCTCGGCGACGACCTGCGGCCCGTCGGCGTGGTCCGCGAGGGGGATGCCGTCGTCTGA